The following is a genomic window from Doryrhamphus excisus isolate RoL2022-K1 chromosome 3, RoL_Dexc_1.0, whole genome shotgun sequence.
GTCCAGAATGCACTTCACAGAGTACTGGCCCAACATGGCGTCCTGCAAGGGAGGAGGCGGGATCAGCGTGCCGTCCGCTTTCCGGGGCGGCGCCGTGTTCTGCGCCACGTTCTACCGACCAGCTGCTGCTCCAGCTTGTGAGACGAGGACGCCTGCCGGACTGGGCTCCATCTCCACAAGGCTTCAGCCAGGGTCCGCAGGAGGCCCCCCTGCACCAACACACACAGGATGATAGGAGAGAGGAACAAAATGTACTTGTGGCGgtccaaaatgtatttgtgacAGGCCGCCACAATCATAGAAAATGTCCCAAAAGGCAACATTTCCCGTACTGAGGACCTCGATTCGCACCACACACTTCGGGCGGTGCAGCAGAATCAGGGCGCAAATCAATTCGCCCCCTGCCCCGGGGTGACCCATTTCCAgaggggcgaggggggggggggtgttattaGTCAGATTGATTACTGATGTGTGACGTGAAACAACAAGCATGCTTATCTCCTTAGTGGACCGCTGGAGCGCTCTCGCTGACTCGCAGCTTTTGTAGAAACGACATTCCCGGGAAGCTCCGCCTCCAGGAAACGGCTCAGGGGCCACATTTCCTGTCTTGTCAAGAGCCTCCCGTCCTCTCCTCGGAGAGGAAGCGTGACACATGTGGAAAGTTCCAGGGGCATGCTCTATGACAGCGAGCGTGTCATCGGTGCGGTCCAAACTAAATATGTCAGCAAGAGGAGCCAGGTTGGCCTCCAATGTGTGCATGTAGTCGTACACGACCACAATGTACTCCCACAGACAACTACAACATCTCTGTGGAGGACGATTATAAAGAGTCTATGAAGTCAACACGTAAAGATGAGGAAATATGCTCACTCTTTGTGGGCCTTCCTGCTCGGAGGCGGGATCGCCGTCCAGTccgccatcctcctcctcctcttcctgcgaTGCTGTCGGACATGCCTCAAAGTCGGTGTGGCCTAGATCGTGCAGGTACTGGAAAAGAGGCGAGTTCTGCAAAGTGGAGACACAGATTCTTAAATAATGAAAGCGGCTGTGGGAGGGATGGGTGCATCGGCAGCGACAGTGGCCGGGATCGTGCCCCAGAATTCCCCAAAGAGAAACACAATAAATGGACGTCATGGTCCTCCTTGCAAGATGTCTACCTCACCAACAGCTGGGGGGGTACAGCAGCATCATGGGAGCATCTCAGTTGGATTACCATCTACTCACTATTAGTACACACATGATGTCGGCGTTACTCACTTCCATGGTCACACAGAGTGGGAGATCATGTCGCAGTCCAGATgcctatatgtgtgtgtgtgtgtgtgtgtgtgtgtttcagaacCGACGCATTGGTTCTGTCTGTCTGGTCATCCCCGCCCCACCTCAATGTAGTGTGACGCTGTAGCGCCAATAACAACAAACTTTAGCATAGCTAGCAAAGCAGCTCACTTGGGACTATGCGCGCCCTGTCAGCGTGTTTACTGTAGCCGTGTTTGTTTACGTTATCCTAActggctagcaagctaaccggCTAGCCGCCGCTTGACATCCACGCCAGACAGCATGACAAAGCAATCGGCTAACAACGCCGTCGTAAACACAAACCTCAAACACAACATCTTCATCAAACTCCTCCGTCATTGCGCTCCTCCATCTGCGCGAAGCTCGCGGTGCATTCTGAGCGCCGGCGGCGACAGGAATCTGGGCAGAGAGAAGCGTAGAAGTTGGTAGTTTAGCCGGTTtcgttaaaaactttaaaaaaaaactacaactcCCATGAGGCCTTTGTGTGTTTCTTTCGTGAGACCCGACGCTTGTAGTCACAGCGCCCCCTGTGGCCACTGGAAACCGTTAGAGGAGGCAGGCGAGGAAATGAACTGTACAGTGACAATATCCAGCCGGAAGATGAAGACaatttcttcaaaataaaacaacaaacgcGGTGTAATAACCGTAAAATATAATTCGAATATACATTTAATCCCAGTTGTAATGTATACATTCTAAATTCTGTTGAAGCTGTCGCTACAAATTCGTCACTTAGAgagtaaattttttttgttgttacgaCGACAGGAAGTTGCCCCGGTGTTGTCATTTCCCACTTGACACCAACGACGAAGTTGCCGAAGCCGAAAAACGTTGGAAAAATGGGAAAAGCAGCAAAGATAACGTCTCTAACGGTGGATGTGCGAGCGACATAGGGGACATCAGCGACGGAGCGGAGTGTTTGCTCCCCCTAAAGCGGATTTCCAAGTGACAATGTTGCCGAGGGAGCAAAGAACGAAGACCTTCTGGCTCTTCCATTGAAAGTACTTTTGCGTTACTCATGGAGGAAGGAGCAAGTCTGGAGTCATGAGCACCACAGGTTTGTTTCGAGCTTAAAAACCAACACGATGGCACTTTTTTTAAGTTCTCGGTACGCACCCTCAGGTTGTGCGCGgaggagaaaaacaacaacttgaGTGTTGCTCAAAGATAGCATCCACTGCTGTTACACGGCCGCACTTAATTACAGCCTTTTCCTGAAAATAGCTTCCAAAAGCGCACAATAGGATGGACTAAACCTCATTTTGGGATCTCTTCACAAAAACCACAATAAAAGTCCCTCTTCGCGGAGGAGGCACATTTGCAGCTGGATGGAGTCAAATCCTTTGTTTGTAACATCTGTCCTGATGTTGCTGCAACTTGTCGAAAATCCAAAATAAGCCTCAGCCAAGGTTTCGTTTCCGCTTCAATGGTCATGTAACGTTGCTTTTGGGGGGCTTTTGTCCGCTGAGCTCGCGTTACCTGGCGCGTAAGAAGCCAAACTCCGCGGACAAGTCATGTAAATAAGTCTTCCTCGCTGGGATGTTGTCTTTGAAACAACATGAGGGTCTTTGACGGCATCATCGTCATGTGTGGATCTCGGCCTCGGCTCCCTTAAACGGGCTCATcgttgtttaattaaaaaatcacGCCTTCTATCATGTTAATATGTTTGCCGAAATAAAATTCGGTCGTCATTGCACATTTAGTCATAAGTTTTGTCCTAATTTATTCATCCACAACGTGTTTATAAGGCTATCTTGTTAGAATTTGCTATATTCTTAACGCAGTTTGGTGTCCGTTTGGACATGGAGCCTGTACCTTCAGGAAAGACTGCTGGGTGACGTCACAGGGACAACTTTATTACTGCGGACAAATGAGATGCTACTGTTGACTACTTGAGCTGAATACAATGTAATTCTCAAATTCTTAGACCGGTGAATTGTTCATCAAGCAGTGCCCCTAGGACCCAGCAGGGTCGAGGGATTCGTGATTCGTGAATTCTCAGATAAGTGAGTCAGAGTGTACTCCCATCTTCCGTCCAAAACTGTGACGCGTGGTTTATTGTACACATTACTCACCCCGCAGTTGCTCCCCCCCGACCCCAGAGGGTGACCGTTTGACCCCGGCCGCCACTTCGGCTCGCAGCTGTCTCTGATGAAAGCACGTTTGAATTCTTTATTTTCCCCACGCAGGTGTGAAGAAGCCTCCATTAGCGCCCAAGCCTAAACTTCCCTCTGTCGCCAAGCCCTCCCCCCCGCCCATCGCCCCCAAACCGGGTGTGCTCACCCAGCCCGCCGTCGTCTCCCAGCCGTCCCCTGCCACCCTCAAGAGGACCAAGCCGGCTGTTGCCCCCAAGCCCTACATCCCCAAACCCGCCCCCACAGCTTTGCCCCCGCCGCCACCCCAACCCGGCGGCCACCTTATCTTATCTCAGGACCAGGAGGCGGCGCTAGAGGATGGCCTCTCGCTTCTCAATGCCAAAAATGGGATTCTATCCGAGGCTGTCGAGCGGGAATCGGACTACATCATTCCCACCTGCTCTTGCGCGGAGCGGGACTGCTCCCAGTGCCGGCAACTGGAAAACGGCGTGCACAAAACATACGAACCAAAGAACGGGATTCACGAAGAGGAGTGCGTGTGCCCCCAGAGGAGCGAGGGGGTCAACAAAATTCCCCGGGACAAGCCTCAGAGACAGAGGCACTTGGACCGGCTGGTCAAAGAGCCACGTGAGGACAAGGACGGCGCTGATCCAGGGTCAGCAGATGTCATCTGTGATGTTGCAGgcagcatcatcatctccaCTCCTGCGGCGGAGCACCCCCAGGAAGAAAGCATCACCTGTGCACACCCTGATTTGACCGTCCCCGCCCCCCCAAGTAAGCctcttcccgtcccccaacctCGGCGGTTTAAGAAGCCCACCCTAGTGAGGCAGGACGGTGTGGAGGGAGGAGTCCAGGACCAGGTGGAGAATCCCAAGGAGCTGAAACAGGACTCCAGTGGTTCTCCTTCCCAGGAAGTCTTAAGCCCCGGTGAGGCTGGGCCGAGCGCACCTGTCCCCCCTCCCCGACAGAACTCCCTGTCACCTCGCCTCCACAGAATGCTCCACTTGTCCATGACACTGAACAAAAACACCTCTCACTCCCTCAGTCTGCTCTCCCAGCCGGAGCTGCTGAGCGGCCTTGACGGTGCGGGGCAACGCGAGGCGGACTGCGAGGAGGAGGACGGCGGCTACGGCGACTTTAAGCGCTACCCCGTCACTCACAGCCTCCCCAAGCAGATCAAGCTGGGTTGTCCCCCTCCCCCGCTTCACGCCAGGAAGGCCCTCTCCGCTGACGACCCGCAGTCGGTGAGGCCGCCGCCCCGAAAACCTCAGAGACACAGCCTGCCCGCCCCACCGCCTCCCTCCGTCTGCCCCCCAGCCCCTCCTCACGGCCCCATGAGAGAACTACCCGCCCCTCCCCAGGAGAAGACGCCGTGGCGTTTCACTCGACCGTGCGTCACCTTCTTCAGCCGCCAGGTGCCCAGCAGGAGCAGTGTGCCTCCCAAGAGCCGAGCCCCCCCGGCGCTCGGGGGCAAACAGCGGGCGCAGTCCTTCTCTGCCGCCGACCTGGCGACCCCCGCAGGCCTTGACCCCCAGAAGAGGAGCCTCTCCTTCCGGAAGCTGCTGGAACTTCGCGTGTCCGTGAAGATGCTTCCGAAGCTGCTGGCCAAGGGAGGACACTCCCTGGACTGTACCAACGTGGACTCCAAGCGGGGCGGCCGCAAAGGCCCGGAGCGACCTAGCAGCTGCATTGGGGAGGTGGACCTCAGCGGGGACTGCGATGACGTGGAATACGAGAACGTTCCGCTCTACGAGGAGATCCCGGAGTACATGAACCTGCCCTTTCACAGCGGCAGGCCGGGCTGGTCACATGACCCCGACGGCGCCGACTCGGACATCTACGAGGCGCAGGACCCTTACCAGAGGTTCCAGGAGGACGGCAGGTACGTGTTCACGCAGCGTTTCCCTCAGGACTACAATCTGTTGGCACTGCCCGTGCCCCGGGGCTTGTAGAGGGGCCGTGTTTACCCGGACCAGAGGCGTGGCTTTCGTAGGACGTAaatgcacttcctgtctttcctaAAAGACCAGGTGCGTTACATTCACTCCCTTTATATACGAGCGAGGGCAGCTAGCTAGCACCAAATCTGGTCTGTGGCGGGCCaccatgaatgaatacatgtacAAGAAACCGCACGGCACCGTTGGGTCATTAAACACGGCCAGCGTGTCTGAATCCTGGTCCCGACCCCCGGGGCCTCTCAGGTGACATCAGCTCCAGTCAGTGGCGCGGAATCCAAGCGGAGCTCGGACGTGCCACAGGTCGGCCCGTCGTCTTCCTCTGGGTTATTTTCAGCGTGCCGGGCAGGAAATGTCTGAGCATCTTGCTAACGCCGCACGGCGCTCCAGGACTGGGAAAATAAATGTGCGGCGACCGCCAGCCTCGGCCTGGCCCTCCTCGCTCTGTGTTTAGCCTTTGCTTAACCTCAGTACTTAACCTCAGACCTCCTCTAAGACCTCCTCTCAGACCTCCTCCCAGACCTTCAGAGAATACCAGCTCTTTTGTTGACATCCTACCAAATGTTTCATGTAGAAGACAAGCTATTTGTGGCAATGCTAATTTGTACAACTTGGACGgtcacaaacaaacaagacagAGCCGCCCCTGAGTGCTTTTCGTTTGTGGCGGTCCATATTTAATTGTTGCGCCAAAGCGTTTTTGCTCAAGCATTCACGGCATGAACAGACTTTAGCGGACGTGTCGAGCAGCCGTCCAACCAGCCCGCTCGTCAATTGCGCTGAGCGTCGAGAACGCATTTGCGTGCCAGATAGCCACCGCGCCGCCTGCCAGGCATCTGTTGACTTCATGCGAGAAGCTGTAAACAAAGTGGCGCTTTGTACCCGATGCTCCACGCCACGCTGACCCACGGGTCTTTTGGGGGAAGAGAGACCCTCGGTACACTGTATGTTTtcttcttaagccccccctcccctccagtGGAGATAATTCATCTCCCAACGACAGAACCCGATCAAAACATCAGAGGCCGACACGTTTGCGCTTGCACTCCGCCGCCCGTGCACGTTTTAGCACCACGGCCTTCGTGGAGTAAACATTGGCGGCGGCTGCTGAAGCAGTCTTGACTCCATTGCCTTTTGTCGAGCAGTGATTGGCCGAGGAGGGACGTCCACTCTGAGGAGGAGGACCCCCACAGTTCGGATGAGGAGGACAACAGCTCCACCTCCAGCAAGGAGCACGTGGAGGAGGCCGACAGACAGGTGACGTCTTATTATTATGCTGGATTTAGTTATGTCGTACATGCTGTAGTAGCATGACACAAATAAagaaggcttcgctacacatcttaaagtgACACCCCTATGGTAACCTCAGTCAGCTGCAGACGTGGGAGCTGCACGTTTGACTATGTTGTTTTTCCTCCAGCAgctaggctaacctagcatgacttTACTGTGAACGTGTCGGTTAGCGTTAGCACCCTAGCACACGTAGCTAGTCGCTAACCTTTGGCTTCCTTCCTGATAGTGGATTCGTAGCCACGATCGACCTTGGAAGCATATGACTCCCAAAAATTTGTCGGAAATTTTACGAACCTCATCGGAATTTTATGTTAGCAGCTGTGTTTACGGTCAAGCTAGCAACATCTTCAAATTCGTTtgtagagtgtttttttttatgatggtgGCTCAGACCGCCGAGGCCAGTTTAACACAACGGCGTAAAGCAGGCTTCACTGCACATCTTAAAAACGCAGCCTTGCCAGCGAGCTGTCAGTCAGCTACTGACGTGATGGTTTTCTTCGTAGCAGGCaaagctagcatgatgttgctgttgacGTGctagtgtaatgttagcacttgtTAGCTCACCAGACCCCACCACCCGGGGGTGGGGGTCGCATTCGGCTGCCATTAACAATCTCACCCCCGCAGCTGGAGGACGAGACCAAGAGGAGGAAGGTGGTGCACATCGCCCAGGAGATCATGAGCTCGGAGAAAGTGTGAGTGGCAATGAGCCGGCAATTACCCAGCAGCCCCGTTGCTGACTCtgcgctctctctctcctcagGTTTGTGGACGTCCTCAAGCTTCTGCACATAGTAAGTGTCGTGCCGCGTGAATCATGGGGGTGACCTTGCCAAAGGTCACGGGGTCGTCGGCAATGGCCGCCACGCCCTCAGTAGAAAGCAGCGTCCCGAAAGGTGGCCCGGTTCTGTCCAAGAAATCGGGTCAGCTCGAATTCTTTTCTGCCCGCGGAGGCGGCAGCTGCTTCCTGCTGCCACAGAGCTGACCTCTgagcgcgcgcacacacacacacacacacacacacacacactgcaatgGAGTGTGTGCATGCTTGTGGCGAGCTGTCCGGGTGATGTGTTTACAACAGTGCTTGTATATAgcataatataatcataataattagcTATTTCATAGGACATAAACGCTCAAATGAACATGCTAAAGAAGGCGATGtgttaaaagtgtgtgtgtgtgcgtgcgtgcgtgtgtgtgtgcgtgcgtgcggcCTCCCTGCTTCCTTCCAGGTGGATGTGTGTGTTGGCACATGGCAGAGTCCGGAGCGCTGACTCcgctgaaacacacacacactgtgttcTCGCACCACGGCCTCACTTGACTCTCTCCCCAGGACTTTCGGGATGCGGTCGCCAAGGCGACGCGGCAGAACGGGAAGCCGGTGGTGGACGAGCGGGTCCTCAGCCAGATCCTGTACTACCTGCCTCAGCTCTACCAGCTCAACAAGGACCTGCTGAGGGAGCTGGAGGAGAGGGTGGCGCACTGGTacgcttggggggggggcgagctTCCGTTTCATCCCGCAGGAACGCCCCGCATCCtcaatgtgcgtgtgtgtgtacgcaggAGCCAGCACCAGCGCCTGTCAGACATCTTCGTCCAGAAGGGCCCGTACCTGAAGATGTACTCCACCTACATCCGCCAGTTTGACAACAACGTGGCACTTTTGGACGAGCAGTGCAGGAAAAACCCCCCCTTTGCCGCCGTCGTCAAGGACTTTGAGGTAGAACCGCCTCCTAGCTTGACGTTcttgtaattattaaaatgtatatccACTCACCACAATTGAATGATGATGTGACAGCACACgactatggtgtgttcagggaCTGCCAGACAATTTGTGTCCTTACTTTATACACCATAAAGTCCACATACAAGGCCTATCCGTCAGGGTTTTTTTGTGGTTCCTAATCCAGTGCTTGTCTTGGTCCAGATAAGTCCTCGCTGTGCCAGTCTGGCTCTGAAACACTACCTGCTGAAGCCGGTCCAGAGGATCCCTCAGTACCAGCTGCTGCTCACAGGTGAGTCGTTCCCTTACTctacactgacacctagtggaccGGAAAAATCTCAAAACAAGTccaaacacttttgtttttcttcttgtccCAGACTACCTAAAGAATCTGCCGCAGGACTCCGAGGACTACAAGGACACACAAGGTGGGACACCGTGGCCACGCCCTCATttaatcacggttaattggttgcacGCCCGACCGACTCTGATAGGTCAACCTATAccaacttattattattattattgttgttgttgttgttgttatgggataacaagcaaactccacacagaaatgcccgagggtggaacggaactcctagctgtgaagccagcatgctaaccactcgtccaccgtgcagcccatcgtAGACATGATAGCGGAAAACAAGACATTGTGTATATatcatgctagtacctagcatgACCTAGTTGCACCTAACATGA
Proteins encoded in this region:
- the LOC131125382 gene encoding FYVE, RhoGEF and PH domain-containing protein 6-like, with amino-acid sequence MSTTGVKKPPLAPKPKLPSVAKPSPPPIAPKPGVLTQPAVVSQPSPATLKRTKPAVAPKPYIPKPAPTALPPPPPQPGGHLILSQDQEAALEDGLSLLNAKNGILSEAVERESDYIIPTCSCAERDCSQCRQLENGVHKTYEPKNGIHEEECVCPQRSEGVNKIPRDKPQRQRHLDRLVKEPREDKDGADPGSADVICDVAGSIIISTPAAEHPQEESITCAHPDLTVPAPPSKPLPVPQPRRFKKPTLVRQDGVEGGVQDQVENPKELKQDSSGSPSQEVLSPGEAGPSAPVPPPRQNSLSPRLHRMLHLSMTLNKNTSHSLSLLSQPELLSGLDGAGQREADCEEEDGGYGDFKRYPVTHSLPKQIKLGCPPPPLHARKALSADDPQSVRPPPRKPQRHSLPAPPPPSVCPPAPPHGPMRELPAPPQEKTPWRFTRPCVTFFSRQVPSRSSVPPKSRAPPALGGKQRAQSFSAADLATPAGLDPQKRSLSFRKLLELRVSVKMLPKLLAKGGHSLDCTNVDSKRGGRKGPERPSSCIGEVDLSGDCDDVEYENVPLYEEIPEYMNLPFHSGRPGWSHDPDGADSDIYEAQDPYQRFQEDGSDWPRRDVHSEEEDPHSSDEEDNSSTSSKEHVEEADRQLEDETKRRKVVHIAQEIMSSEKVFVDVLKLLHIDFRDAVAKATRQNGKPVVDERVLSQILYYLPQLYQLNKDLLRELEERVAHWSQHQRLSDIFVQKGPYLKMYSTYIRQFDNNVALLDEQCRKNPPFAAVVKDFEISPRCASLALKHYLLKPVQRIPQYQLLLTDYLKNLPQDSEDYKDTQAALGIVKEVANHANDIMKQGDNFQKLMQIQYSLNGHHEIVQPGRVFLKEGTLMKLSRKVMQPRVFFLFNDALMYTTPVQSAQYKLNCVLSLAGMKVSKPSQEAYQNELNIESVERSFILSASSATERDEWLEAIARAIDDHTKKKITFISSRSQEEADGVLDSGAPLGSKAPIWIPDLRATMCMICTCEFTLTWRRHHCRACGKVVCQACSANKYYLEYLKNQPARVCDHCFAKLQENSDRRASSSVSPIKSGAFSFTRKQKKIPAALKEVSANTENSSMSGYLNRSKGNKKQWKRLWFVIKNKVLYTYAASEDVAALESQPLLGFFLREEKNGPAQKMQFKLYHKNTLFYIFKADDIPTAQRWIEAFQEAMILEQ